Proteins from a genomic interval of Thermotoga sp. Mc24:
- the yqeH gene encoding ribosome biogenesis GTPase YqeH: MKCPGCGAAIQFEDPKKPGYIPRQVFERRLEEGREILCQRCFRMKHYGKLEPVEFNWDFKNQLKSYLGGFDVVVWVIDIFDFEGTYREDIAEILKGKRVIYAINKVDLLPRVVTVKEIKEWVKKRIRVHNPDDIRIVSAEKNFGLSSLVKYLSLLTDKALVVGVTNVGKSSLMNKICTHENTISPFPGTTLGILRRKVREANLYLYDTPGIMTNDRILDLLDSECQKRVLPREELSRKTFKPDNGRTVFMGGLCRFDIHYETEKKPIFLLFSSKEVTFHETKRERADELMKKRLGDLLIPPCSKTEFENFKWKREIFTLKEGEELAVAGLGWMSVRRGPFTVEVTVPDNVKLVVREALVNPKR, translated from the coding sequence ATGAAGTGTCCCGGATGCGGAGCAGCCATTCAGTTTGAGGATCCAAAAAAACCAGGGTACATCCCACGTCAGGTCTTTGAAAGAAGACTCGAAGAAGGAAGAGAAATACTCTGTCAAAGATGCTTTCGGATGAAACATTACGGCAAACTGGAGCCAGTCGAATTCAATTGGGATTTCAAAAACCAGTTGAAATCGTACCTTGGAGGATTCGATGTTGTGGTCTGGGTGATCGATATTTTCGATTTCGAGGGAACTTACAGAGAGGATATAGCAGAAATTTTGAAGGGGAAGAGGGTTATCTACGCCATAAACAAGGTCGATCTCCTGCCAAGGGTGGTTACAGTGAAGGAAATCAAAGAATGGGTGAAGAAAAGGATAAGAGTACACAATCCGGATGACATAAGGATCGTCAGTGCTGAAAAAAATTTTGGTCTGAGCTCGCTTGTGAAGTATCTTTCACTGTTGACCGACAAGGCGTTGGTGGTGGGAGTAACGAACGTTGGAAAATCTTCTCTGATGAACAAGATCTGTACCCATGAGAACACCATAAGTCCCTTCCCGGGGACAACTCTGGGTATTCTCAGAAGAAAGGTAAGAGAAGCGAATCTGTATCTCTACGATACACCAGGTATCATGACAAACGATAGAATTCTCGATCTTCTGGATTCTGAATGTCAAAAAAGAGTTTTACCAAGAGAAGAACTCTCCAGGAAAACCTTCAAGCCGGATAATGGCAGAACCGTCTTTATGGGAGGGCTGTGCCGATTCGATATCCACTATGAAACGGAAAAGAAACCGATCTTTCTGCTTTTCTCCTCCAAAGAGGTAACTTTCCATGAAACGAAAAGAGAGAGGGCGGACGAACTCATGAAAAAAAGACTGGGAGATCTGTTGATTCCTCCGTGTTCCAAAACAGAATTTGAAAACTTCAAGTGGAAGAGAGAAATTTTCACATTAAAAGAAGGAGAAGAACTGGCGGTGGCAGGACTGGGATGGATGAGTGTCCGAAGAGGCCCTTTCACCGTCGAAGTCACGGTTCCAGATAACGTTAAGCTTGTTGTAAGAGAAGCACTCGTCAATCCCAAGCGTTAA
- the era gene encoding GTPase Era yields MKSGFVALAGKPNVGKSTFINTVMGRKVVIVSDKPQTTRNRVNCIYTDKDSQIIFVDTPGIHKPLHRLGEYMVKAAVQALKGVDLILFMLDAADGFTKTDEHVAKIVSESGTKTIIAVNKIDVAGEERAKAVGELAKNMVENAVAVHYISALRGEGVYEVLEKIKEELPEGPQYYPEDMVTDRPLSFMAAEIIREKIFHLTRQEVPHSTAVVIEEIKDRPNGVLYIRANIYVERDSQKGIIIGKNGSMIKKIGTLAREELEFLVGRKVYLDLNVKVKENWREKDFIILQEIGLKDDIK; encoded by the coding sequence ATTAAATCGGGTTTTGTCGCTCTGGCAGGAAAACCGAATGTGGGGAAATCGACTTTCATAAATACTGTTATGGGAAGAAAAGTAGTGATCGTCTCAGACAAACCACAAACTACCAGGAACAGGGTAAATTGTATCTACACGGACAAAGATAGTCAGATCATATTTGTGGATACTCCCGGTATCCACAAACCTCTTCACAGACTTGGAGAATACATGGTGAAGGCTGCTGTTCAGGCTCTTAAAGGAGTGGATCTGATTCTCTTCATGCTGGACGCGGCGGATGGCTTTACGAAGACAGACGAACATGTTGCGAAGATTGTGAGCGAGTCTGGAACCAAAACTATCATCGCTGTGAACAAGATCGATGTGGCGGGTGAAGAAAGAGCAAAAGCGGTGGGAGAACTTGCAAAAAACATGGTGGAAAACGCCGTGGCTGTTCACTACATATCCGCTTTGAGAGGCGAAGGTGTCTATGAGGTTCTGGAAAAGATAAAGGAAGAGCTACCCGAGGGACCACAGTATTACCCCGAGGACATGGTAACGGATCGTCCTCTCTCTTTCATGGCTGCTGAAATCATAAGGGAGAAGATCTTTCATCTCACAAGGCAGGAGGTACCTCACTCCACGGCCGTGGTGATTGAGGAAATAAAGGATAGACCAAACGGTGTTCTCTACATACGTGCGAACATATACGTGGAACGTGATTCTCAGAAGGGGATTATCATAGGAAAGAACGGTAGCATGATAAAAAAGATTGGAACGCTCGCCCGTGAGGAACTGGAGTTTCTCGTGGGAAGAAAAGTGTATCTCGACCTGAACGTCAAGGTAAAAGAAAATTGGAGAGAAAAGGACTTCATCATACTACAGGAAATAGGATTGAAAGACGACATAAAATGA
- the cdd gene encoding cytidine deaminase, which yields MVDPEKLVKMALEARKKAYAKYSGFRVGAALLAKSGKIYTGVNVENSSYGLTVCAERVAVFKAVSEGEREFVAIAIASDSPDKTTPCGACRQVLYEFSDDLDVIMADKDGNFEVVKLKDLLPRGFRLGGGEH from the coding sequence ATGGTGGATCCGGAGAAACTGGTGAAAATGGCTCTGGAAGCCAGGAAAAAGGCGTACGCTAAGTACTCGGGTTTCAGAGTAGGTGCCGCTTTGCTCGCGAAGAGTGGAAAAATATACACGGGGGTGAATGTGGAGAATTCTTCTTACGGTCTTACAGTTTGCGCTGAAAGAGTAGCCGTGTTCAAGGCTGTCTCTGAAGGAGAGAGGGAGTTCGTGGCAATAGCAATAGCATCGGATTCTCCAGATAAGACTACTCCCTGCGGTGCTTGCAGACAGGTTCTCTACGAATTTTCCGATGATCTGGATGTGATAATGGCAGATAAAGATGGAAACTTCGAAGTTGTGAAATTGAAAGATCTTCTACCAAGAGGGTTCAGGCTGGGAGGTGGTGAACATTAA
- a CDS encoding hemolysin family protein — MEDPVSNALTLGLESLLLVILIYLSNFFSSSETALTLMSKVKIKEFLEEKEESSEKASYIHLFNKYLTTILISNNLVNLLASSISTLIFLNLLRNVSEEFVAIVSTLFITTILLIFGEITPKVLARSDPERVFRRSIGTIRFLTRVLDPIGRLLVKIADGIISLRHGKKVSEDLFITEEDIVSIVQVGGEMGVIEEEEERIIKRAFEMKQIAVKEIMTPRVDIVAIEENQTVKDLIELVEDEGYSRIPVYKETIDNIVGICYAKDVLSILAAKDCEEVKSMKVKDIMREALYVPETMNIDELLKILKARKIHIAIVVDEYGGTAGIVTLEDIIEELFGNIMDEYDYDEISGIRKIDERTFVVDGTTPINDIEMELRVQFPETEYETIAGYLLEHFKRIPNVGEEAVIGNLYFKILAVGKNRIEKVMIKILGREEINGGSGETGENGSGSQEKGVR, encoded by the coding sequence GTGGAAGATCCTGTCAGTAATGCTTTGACTCTTGGACTGGAGTCGCTGTTGCTGGTCATCCTGATCTATCTGTCGAACTTTTTCTCTTCTTCGGAGACCGCACTCACCCTCATGAGTAAGGTCAAGATCAAAGAGTTTCTGGAAGAAAAGGAGGAAAGTTCTGAAAAAGCAAGTTACATACACCTGTTCAACAAGTATCTCACTACGATTCTCATAAGTAACAATCTCGTCAATCTCCTCGCATCTTCTATTTCCACTCTCATCTTCTTGAATCTGCTCAGAAACGTGAGCGAAGAGTTCGTGGCAATCGTATCTACTCTCTTCATTACCACCATCCTTCTCATCTTCGGTGAGATTACACCGAAGGTCCTGGCCCGATCAGATCCAGAACGTGTGTTCCGCAGATCGATAGGAACTATAAGATTTCTCACACGAGTTCTGGATCCCATAGGAAGGTTACTCGTGAAAATAGCAGATGGCATCATTTCTCTGAGGCATGGAAAAAAGGTCTCTGAAGATCTGTTCATAACTGAGGAGGATATCGTTTCTATTGTTCAGGTCGGAGGAGAAATGGGTGTCATAGAGGAGGAAGAAGAAAGGATCATCAAGCGCGCTTTCGAGATGAAACAGATAGCCGTGAAAGAAATCATGACACCGCGGGTTGACATAGTGGCAATAGAGGAGAATCAAACGGTGAAAGACCTCATCGAACTGGTTGAAGACGAAGGATACTCCAGAATACCCGTCTATAAAGAAACCATAGACAACATCGTGGGTATCTGCTACGCTAAGGATGTACTTTCGATTCTGGCGGCAAAAGATTGCGAAGAAGTGAAAAGTATGAAAGTTAAAGATATCATGAGAGAAGCCCTGTACGTTCCCGAGACGATGAACATAGATGAACTCCTTAAGATCCTCAAAGCCAGGAAGATTCATATAGCGATCGTTGTGGATGAGTATGGAGGAACAGCCGGTATCGTAACGCTCGAAGACATCATAGAAGAACTCTTTGGAAACATAATGGACGAGTACGACTACGATGAGATCTCCGGTATAAGAAAAATCGATGAAAGGACTTTTGTGGTAGATGGCACCACACCGATAAACGACATCGAGATGGAGTTGCGTGTTCAATTTCCAGAAACGGAGTACGAAACGATAGCAGGATATCTGCTCGAGCATTTCAAGAGAATCCCAAACGTTGGAGAAGAAGCGGTGATCGGAAATCTGTATTTCAAAATACTCGCTGTCGGGAAAAACAGAATAGAGAAAGTCATGATAAAGATACTTGGGAGGGAAGAGATCAATGGTGGATCCGGAGAAACTGGTGAAAATGGCTCTGGAAGCCAGGAAAAAGGCGTACGCTAA
- a CDS encoding 23S rRNA (pseudouridine(1915)-N(3))-methyltransferase RlmH: MRVRIAVNGKLDGFIREGIGHYEKFLRRFCRLEVLEIKRIHRGSIEEIVRKETEDLANRILPGSSVVVMDRKGEEVSSEEFSDFLKDLEMRGKDITILIGGPYGLSEEIFAKAHRVFSLSKMTFTHGMTVLIVLEQIFRAFKIIHGENYHY; encoded by the coding sequence ATGAGAGTAAGAATAGCGGTGAACGGAAAGCTGGACGGTTTTATCAGAGAAGGGATAGGGCACTACGAAAAGTTCTTGAGACGATTTTGTAGGCTGGAAGTTCTCGAAATAAAGCGAATCCACAGAGGAAGCATCGAAGAAATCGTCAGGAAAGAAACGGAAGATCTGGCAAACAGGATTCTTCCTGGAAGTTCTGTAGTGGTCATGGATAGGAAAGGTGAAGAAGTCTCTTCAGAAGAGTTCTCTGATTTTCTCAAAGATTTGGAAATGAGAGGAAAGGATATAACTATCCTGATAGGTGGGCCTTACGGGTTGAGTGAGGAGATTTTCGCGAAGGCCCACCGTGTTTTTTCATTATCGAAGATGACCTTTACACATGGAATGACCGTTTTGATAGTACTGGAGCAGATATTCAGAGCGTTTAAAATAATCCATGGTGAAAACTATCACTATTGA
- the ftcD gene encoding glutamate formimidoyltransferase, translating to MKLIESVPNFSEGRRKEVVEKIVAEAKKYDRVWVLDWSMDADHNRSVVTLVGEPENLINALFDMTKKAAELIDLRNHTGQHPRMGAADVIPLVPLYNTTMEECVGYSKILGRRIGEELGIPVYLYEKSATRPERQNLADIRRGEFEGFFEKIKDPLWKPDFGPDRVHPTAGVTAVGAREFLIAFNVNLGTRDVKIAEKIARAIRFSSGGLRYVKAIGVDLKGKGVVQVSINITDHKKTPLYRVFELIKMEAERYGVPVLGSEIVGLFPLESLLKTVSYYLRTDLNAKKVIESSLLEILVRESEK from the coding sequence TTGAAACTGATAGAATCGGTGCCAAACTTCAGCGAAGGGAGAAGAAAGGAAGTAGTTGAAAAGATTGTCGCGGAGGCGAAAAAATACGACAGGGTATGGGTTCTCGACTGGTCAATGGATGCGGACCACAACAGATCGGTGGTCACACTCGTGGGAGAACCGGAGAACCTCATAAACGCTCTCTTCGATATGACGAAAAAGGCAGCCGAACTCATCGATCTGAGAAATCACACGGGTCAACATCCCAGAATGGGTGCAGCGGATGTCATTCCTCTTGTACCCCTCTACAACACGACCATGGAAGAGTGTGTGGGGTATTCGAAAATACTCGGGCGCAGGATAGGAGAAGAACTGGGAATCCCCGTGTATCTCTACGAGAAATCTGCCACACGACCTGAAAGACAAAATCTTGCAGATATCAGAAGGGGAGAGTTTGAAGGTTTTTTCGAGAAGATAAAAGATCCTCTATGGAAGCCAGATTTTGGTCCCGACCGCGTACATCCCACAGCGGGCGTAACAGCAGTTGGTGCACGAGAGTTTCTCATAGCTTTTAACGTGAACCTCGGAACACGAGATGTGAAAATAGCCGAAAAAATAGCCAGGGCAATCAGGTTCTCCAGCGGAGGACTTAGATACGTCAAAGCGATAGGCGTTGATTTGAAAGGAAAGGGAGTTGTCCAGGTCTCTATTAACATAACAGATCACAAAAAAACACCTCTCTATCGAGTTTTCGAACTCATAAAGATGGAAGCCGAAAGATACGGAGTACCGGTTCTGGGATCGGAGATAGTAGGACTTTTCCCGCTCGAATCTTTGTTGAAGACGGTTTCTTACTACCTGAGAACGGACCTCAACGCTAAAAAGGTCATAGAATCCAGTCTTCTGGAAATACTCGTTAGAGAGAGTGAGAAATGA
- a CDS encoding response regulator encodes MTPTVMVVDESRITFLAVKNALEKDGFNVIWARNEQEAFTLLRREKIDLVFVDMFEGEESLNLIRRIREEFPNTKIAVLSAYVDKDLIINSVRAGAVDYILKPFKLDYLLERVKKIISSAPRLTVSLRKNIEDLEITFKFEDIVRKEIKRSNRTGSRFCVMYVKFEDIMRDYEAIGKFFRETDYIFPISASEYLFVLTLTGKHGIEAVTKRMKEKLSERFSYAYVCYPDDGKTYEEIILTLKDRMVKPRGNEN; translated from the coding sequence GTGACTCCAACGGTTATGGTAGTGGATGAATCCAGAATCACCTTTCTTGCTGTCAAAAATGCCCTTGAAAAAGACGGTTTCAATGTGATCTGGGCAAGGAATGAGCAGGAAGCGTTCACGCTCCTTCGTCGTGAAAAGATCGATCTCGTATTTGTAGATATGTTCGAAGGTGAAGAGAGCCTGAACCTGATAAGAAGAATACGTGAGGAATTTCCCAACACAAAGATTGCGGTTCTGAGTGCATACGTTGACAAAGATCTCATTATTAATTCGGTGAGAGCGGGTGCGGTTGACTACATTCTCAAACCCTTCAAGCTTGATTATCTCTTGGAAAGAGTCAAAAAAATCATTTCTTCCGCACCTAGACTTACTGTTTCTCTCAGAAAAAACATCGAGGATCTTGAGATCACTTTTAAATTCGAAGATATTGTGAGAAAAGAAATAAAACGTTCCAACAGGACGGGTTCTCGCTTCTGCGTCATGTACGTTAAGTTCGAAGATATCATGAGAGATTATGAGGCTATTGGGAAGTTTTTCAGAGAAACGGATTACATATTTCCCATCTCTGCCAGCGAATACCTGTTTGTACTGACCCTGACGGGGAAACACGGAATAGAGGCCGTTACAAAGAGAATGAAAGAGAAACTTTCCGAACGTTTCAGCTACGCGTACGTATGTTACCCGGACGATGGTAAAACCTATGAGGAAATCATTTTAACTCTGAAAGATAGAATGGTGAAACCGAGGGGGAATGAGAATTGA
- a CDS encoding PEGA domain-containing protein, whose translation MRRYVFFLLILVSMVAFSFDAKSIIIVPEKPYFTVDVWLNKPEGSVYEVGERMEIFVKSSKDAYILVYDINAQGKVTLIFPNKYESDNFVRANEIKKIPSKSTYSLRVSPPYGKEYIQVIASARPIPIFNQLKELGTAQAFPTLSDNVEEYVQNKLKPYLSDEWVSDLTYFYVGRAPAFGTLIVDSTPPGMTVYIDGSYKGKTPVTVSVDEGTHYVTVYFENYTFYKEVYVERDKTVKVTATLPLAQLSLSSSPSGASVYLNGVYQGKTPLTLNLSPGNYTVTFRKEGYREETRNITLSAGETRSVYVALKPSQSSLKLRTDPSGVDVYINGRYVGTTDQNGLNLILDPGTYEIKLEKEGYETDRFTVNLAPGEEKEIFRRLERKVVFSEVRIETDPSRAAIYLNGYYHGETPITLYVQVGTYEITIVKPGYRTIVKTITFDDEEEYFKFIMNKIE comes from the coding sequence ATGAGGAGATATGTGTTTTTTCTTCTGATTCTTGTCTCGATGGTGGCTTTCTCTTTCGATGCAAAGAGTATCATCATAGTACCCGAAAAACCTTACTTCACGGTGGATGTGTGGCTCAACAAACCGGAAGGCTCCGTTTATGAAGTTGGAGAGAGGATGGAGATCTTCGTCAAATCTTCCAAAGATGCCTACATACTCGTCTACGACATCAACGCACAGGGTAAAGTGACTCTCATCTTCCCGAACAAATATGAAAGCGACAACTTCGTCAGGGCGAATGAGATAAAAAAGATCCCTTCGAAATCAACCTACTCTCTCAGAGTTTCACCGCCGTATGGAAAAGAGTACATTCAGGTGATCGCGAGCGCACGGCCGATACCGATTTTCAACCAGCTGAAAGAACTTGGGACTGCCCAAGCCTTTCCGACGCTGTCTGACAACGTCGAAGAGTACGTTCAAAACAAGTTGAAACCTTACCTCAGTGATGAGTGGGTCTCCGATCTCACTTATTTCTATGTGGGAAGGGCTCCCGCTTTTGGAACGCTGATCGTTGACTCGACCCCTCCTGGAATGACAGTCTATATCGACGGTTCTTACAAGGGGAAGACACCGGTCACGGTGTCGGTGGACGAAGGAACACACTACGTGACGGTGTATTTCGAGAACTATACGTTCTACAAGGAAGTCTATGTGGAAAGAGACAAGACGGTAAAGGTGACAGCCACCCTGCCTCTCGCCCAGCTCTCTCTCAGTTCAAGCCCGAGCGGTGCGAGTGTCTATCTGAACGGAGTCTATCAGGGAAAGACTCCTCTGACGCTGAACCTTTCTCCCGGAAATTACACTGTCACGTTCAGAAAAGAGGGATACCGCGAAGAAACCCGGAACATAACGCTCAGTGCGGGAGAAACCAGATCCGTGTACGTCGCACTGAAACCATCGCAGTCTTCTTTGAAACTGAGAACAGATCCTTCTGGGGTCGACGTCTATATCAACGGAAGATACGTGGGAACGACCGATCAGAACGGCTTGAATCTCATCCTCGATCCGGGAACGTACGAGATAAAACTGGAAAAAGAAGGATACGAAACAGATCGCTTCACGGTGAATCTCGCACCGGGAGAAGAAAAAGAGATTTTCAGAAGGCTGGAGAGGAAAGTGGTCTTCTCAGAAGTCAGAATAGAAACTGACCCATCTAGAGCCGCAATATACCTGAACGGGTACTACCACGGTGAAACCCCCATCACTCTATATGTCCAGGTAGGAACCTACGAGATCACGATCGTGAAACCCGGCTACAGGACGATCGTAAAAACCATCACTTTTGATGATGAAGAGGAATACTTCAAATTCATCATGAACAAAATAGAGTGA